A genomic window from Bdellovibrio sp. SKB1291214 includes:
- the hpf gene encoding ribosome hibernation-promoting factor, HPF/YfiA family produces MKLNTTFKHLDHSDSLVTYTEQRMDEIGQFLLRDGYGTVYFSKTKNEFCVEISVNTREKYFKASAFGVDAYGAVDSCVDKLEKQFLKVAKMVKDHKKPELSKEGRLNQLMRVRKAA; encoded by the coding sequence ATGAAATTGAACACAACCTTTAAGCATCTTGATCACTCCGATTCACTTGTTACATACACAGAGCAGCGCATGGACGAGATCGGTCAATTTCTGCTAAGGGATGGTTACGGGACTGTTTACTTTAGTAAAACCAAAAATGAGTTTTGCGTGGAAATTTCAGTAAACACCCGCGAGAAGTATTTCAAAGCTTCAGCTTTCGGTGTGGACGCGTACGGAGCAGTGGACTCATGCGTGGATAAGCTTGAAAAGCAATTCTTGAAAGTTGCCAAAATGGTCAAAGATCATAAAAAGCCCGAGCTTTCAAAGGAAGGGCGCCTGAATCAGTTGATGCGCGTGCGTAAAGCCGCATAG
- a CDS encoding 5'-nucleosidase has product MALPHESQGVFEGENIPVHYTGIGKVNAALTAMDVIHKTKCKVIINLGTAGSSKFKTHDLVEVSSFVQRDMDITPLGFKVGETPFDPIPGVIDLIPYFSELPHGVCSTGDNFETGTPRLPCDLVDMEGYAIAKVCRKMGVQLISLKYITDGADHNAHNDWAANLLPGAKKLLTFYKKMIASEDGAPA; this is encoded by the coding sequence ATGGCTCTTCCACATGAATCCCAAGGTGTTTTCGAAGGCGAAAACATTCCAGTTCATTATACCGGAATAGGTAAAGTGAACGCGGCTTTGACGGCGATGGATGTGATTCATAAGACCAAATGCAAGGTAATCATTAATCTGGGCACAGCAGGCAGTTCGAAATTTAAAACTCATGATCTTGTTGAGGTTTCTTCTTTTGTCCAAAGAGACATGGATATCACGCCATTGGGATTCAAAGTGGGGGAGACTCCCTTTGATCCGATTCCTGGCGTGATCGATTTGATCCCTTATTTTTCAGAACTTCCCCATGGTGTGTGCAGTACGGGTGATAATTTCGAGACAGGAACTCCTAGGTTACCTTGTGACCTTGTAGATATGGAAGGATATGCAATCGCCAAGGTTTGCCGCAAAATGGGTGTGCAATTAATCTCTCTGAAGTACATCACGGATGGAGCTGATCACAACGCTCACAATGACTGGGCGGCGAATCTTTTACCAGGTGCCAAGAAGCTATTAACTTTTTATAAGAAAATGATCGCATCCGAAGACGGCGCTCCAGCATAA
- a CDS encoding adenine phosphoribosyltransferase, translating into MDLKKLIRDVPNFPKEGILFRDMSPLLQSPEALNFVSKNLVNGVDLSKIQYFAGIESRGFILASHMAAIHGKGFLPIRKAGKLPPPTKKISYALEYGTAEIELPVGGGNIMIVDDVLATGGTLQAAIDLSTLAGYTVQSVAVLVNLTFLNQMKFNGKEVYSLVQY; encoded by the coding sequence ATGGATTTGAAGAAGCTGATTCGAGATGTTCCGAACTTCCCTAAAGAGGGGATTCTTTTTCGTGATATGTCTCCACTTTTGCAAAGTCCTGAGGCTCTTAATTTTGTTTCTAAAAACTTGGTGAATGGTGTGGATCTTTCTAAGATTCAATATTTCGCAGGCATCGAGTCTCGGGGATTCATTTTGGCTTCGCACATGGCGGCCATTCATGGGAAAGGCTTTTTGCCGATTCGTAAGGCAGGTAAGCTGCCTCCTCCGACAAAAAAGATTTCTTATGCACTTGAATATGGAACTGCGGAAATTGAGCTTCCAGTGGGTGGTGGCAACATCATGATCGTCGATGACGTTTTGGCGACAGGTGGAACTTTGCAAGCGGCTATTGATTTGAGCACCCTTGCTGGTTATACCGTGCAGTCGGTGGCGGTTCTTGTGAACCTCACTTTCTTGAATCAAATGAAATTTAACGGCAAAGAGGTTTATTCCCTTGTTCAATATTAA
- the rpoN gene encoding RNA polymerase factor sigma-54 — protein MALRQTMNLSQSLVITPQLQQAIKLLQMSRMELESAVRSELEENPILEEAEQLKEEDLQRTKEASDEVAGEGSAESTNDQISQDPQKQDEFEWESYIEQNQKPPQSGMSGSEEIMNYENVITASQTLHDHLYWQVKMNGFSEEEERAADAIIGAIDDDGYFKVPMEQLAEEEKIDKDLLEDTLTLIHEFDPPGVGARDLKECLLIQAKHLEEDTHDLVNLINNHLKDLEKKNYEAIAKALGRDIEDVVDMCKIIYAMDPKPGRAFVSSETHYVTPDVYVYKVGDDYVVSLNEDGLPRLKISNFYKNMLKSGKTTGDKTQDYIQEKLRSAVWLIKSIHQRQRTIYKVAESIVKHQRDFFEKGSEHLKPMVLRDIANDIGMHESTVSRVTTAKYVHTPQGIYELKYFFNSGIASGDGDSLASESVKVKIKDLVAKEDPKNPLSDQKIVDLLKTDGIQIARRTVAKYRDVLKILPSSQRKKYF, from the coding sequence ATGGCTCTTCGACAGACCATGAACCTGAGTCAATCTCTGGTCATCACGCCGCAACTGCAACAAGCAATCAAATTGTTGCAGATGTCACGTATGGAGCTGGAGTCTGCGGTTCGTTCAGAGCTTGAAGAAAACCCTATTCTAGAAGAAGCAGAACAACTTAAAGAAGAAGATCTGCAACGTACGAAAGAAGCGTCCGACGAAGTTGCGGGCGAAGGTTCCGCTGAATCCACGAACGATCAAATATCTCAAGACCCACAAAAACAAGATGAGTTCGAGTGGGAATCCTATATTGAGCAGAATCAAAAACCTCCTCAGTCCGGCATGTCTGGTTCTGAAGAGATCATGAACTATGAAAATGTCATCACGGCCTCTCAAACTTTACATGACCACTTATACTGGCAAGTGAAGATGAATGGTTTCTCTGAGGAAGAGGAAAGAGCTGCCGATGCGATCATCGGTGCGATTGACGATGATGGCTACTTCAAAGTGCCAATGGAACAATTGGCTGAAGAAGAAAAAATCGACAAAGATCTTTTGGAAGATACTTTGACGTTGATTCACGAGTTCGACCCGCCAGGTGTGGGTGCGCGTGATCTTAAAGAGTGCCTATTGATTCAAGCGAAACACTTGGAAGAAGACACTCATGATTTGGTGAACTTGATCAATAATCACTTGAAAGATCTGGAAAAGAAAAACTACGAAGCGATCGCAAAGGCCTTGGGTCGTGATATCGAAGATGTAGTTGATATGTGTAAGATCATCTATGCCATGGACCCAAAACCGGGACGTGCTTTCGTTTCTAGTGAAACTCACTATGTCACGCCAGACGTTTACGTGTACAAAGTCGGCGATGATTACGTGGTGTCTTTGAATGAAGACGGTTTGCCACGTTTGAAAATTTCTAATTTCTATAAAAACATGCTTAAGAGTGGAAAAACAACCGGCGATAAAACTCAGGATTATATTCAAGAGAAACTTCGCTCTGCTGTTTGGTTGATTAAATCCATCCATCAAAGACAAAGAACCATCTATAAAGTGGCCGAGTCGATCGTAAAACATCAACGCGACTTCTTTGAAAAGGGTTCTGAGCACTTGAAACCGATGGTTTTACGCGATATCGCGAATGACATCGGGATGCATGAATCCACGGTGAGTCGTGTGACGACGGCCAAGTACGTTCATACGCCACAAGGTATTTACGAGCTGAAATACTTCTTCAATTCCGGTATTGCTTCTGGTGATGGGGATTCGTTAGCTAGTGAATCGGTCAAAGTAAAAATCAAAGATTTGGTTGCGAAAGAAGATCCTAAAAATCCTTTGTCTGACCAAAAGATCGTGGATTTGCTAAAAACCGACGGCATTCAAATCGCTCGTCGTACAGTTGCAAAATATCGCGACGTCCTCAAAATACTTCCTTCTTCCCAAAGGAAGAAATACTTCTAG
- the lptB gene encoding LPS export ABC transporter ATP-binding protein: protein MSILTIKDISKSFKKRKVVDGASFSVESGQVVGLLGPNGAGKTTSFYMVVGIVQPDRGSIRLDEDDITKEPMYKRARVGLSYLAQEPSIFRKLTVAENITVALEAHGFSGAQRAERLELLISELRIGHIRDSYGYALSGGERRRVEIARALAGEPKFLLLDEPFAGIDPIAVGDIQNIIRELKAKGIGVLITDHNVRETLGICDYAYILKDGQIQVSGSADEITNSEIARKFYLGENFRL from the coding sequence ATGAGTATTTTGACCATCAAAGACATTTCAAAAAGTTTCAAAAAACGTAAAGTCGTTGATGGTGCCTCATTTTCTGTGGAATCAGGTCAAGTTGTTGGCTTGTTGGGACCAAACGGAGCCGGTAAAACAACATCGTTTTATATGGTGGTTGGCATCGTTCAACCGGACCGTGGCTCCATCCGTCTGGATGAAGACGATATCACCAAAGAACCTATGTATAAGAGGGCCCGCGTCGGTTTAAGTTACTTGGCGCAAGAGCCAAGTATCTTCCGTAAACTGACAGTTGCCGAGAACATCACCGTTGCTTTGGAGGCCCATGGATTCAGCGGAGCTCAGCGAGCTGAACGGTTGGAGCTTTTGATTTCAGAGCTTCGTATTGGTCATATCCGTGACAGCTATGGTTATGCCTTGTCGGGTGGTGAGAGACGTCGTGTTGAAATCGCTCGCGCTCTTGCTGGTGAACCGAAATTCCTTTTACTGGATGAGCCCTTCGCGGGGATTGATCCCATTGCGGTCGGTGATATACAGAATATCATCCGCGAACTTAAGGCCAAAGGTATAGGAGTTCTCATAACAGATCACAACGTTCGTGAGACTTTGGGCATTTGCGACTATGCTTATATACTGAAGGACGGGCAGATTCAGGTTAGCGGAAGTGCTGATGAAATCACGAATTCTGAAATTGCCCGTAAATTCTATCTCGGTGAAAATTTTAGGCTTTAA
- the lptC gene encoding LPS export ABC transporter periplasmic protein LptC, whose amino-acid sequence MAKFKNLIFAVLLVLLFVEVLIVFPKKLEHDDDAQVQARVELQEKRKKELAELGENAPANKAPGTLAEQRMGGVHLVESQKGNRDWELFSEAAEGSQGSGNWKLKKVRVFFYNKEKVEFTATGDEGVIDANSKDLSIKGNVITRSENGYVFKTPTISYAATKREILSPEEVYMEGPRDKTGGGLIVKGRSMQVLVDQSKMLIREKVSATKAMNDGKRFDVVADGAEFSGKSNMARFLGTVRMNYDGMRLEGPEASFLYDRGTNLLSSISILGGVKVSDADKFATADVVNLDLLANKYVFKGRPKVIQNNDELSGEEIIFLEGGKKVKVERVRAKMDNKENK is encoded by the coding sequence ATGGCTAAGTTCAAGAACCTCATCTTTGCAGTACTTTTAGTTTTATTGTTCGTTGAGGTTCTAATCGTATTTCCTAAAAAACTCGAACACGACGATGACGCTCAAGTGCAAGCTCGTGTCGAACTCCAAGAAAAAAGAAAAAAAGAATTGGCAGAGCTTGGTGAGAATGCACCTGCAAACAAAGCTCCAGGTACCCTGGCGGAACAACGCATGGGTGGCGTTCATTTGGTTGAAAGTCAAAAGGGCAACCGCGATTGGGAATTGTTTTCTGAAGCAGCCGAAGGCAGTCAGGGGAGCGGTAACTGGAAGCTTAAAAAAGTTCGCGTGTTTTTTTATAACAAAGAAAAAGTGGAATTTACGGCAACGGGTGATGAAGGTGTCATCGACGCAAACTCCAAGGACCTTAGCATTAAGGGCAATGTCATCACGCGTTCTGAAAATGGATATGTATTTAAAACTCCCACGATTTCATATGCTGCTACGAAGCGAGAGATCTTAAGTCCCGAAGAGGTTTATATGGAAGGACCTCGTGATAAAACTGGCGGCGGCTTAATCGTAAAGGGCCGCAGCATGCAGGTGTTGGTTGATCAATCCAAAATGCTTATTCGGGAAAAAGTGTCTGCAACCAAAGCTATGAATGATGGCAAACGTTTCGATGTGGTGGCTGATGGTGCTGAGTTCAGTGGCAAAAGCAATATGGCACGCTTCCTAGGGACAGTGCGCATGAATTATGATGGAATGCGGTTGGAGGGTCCTGAAGCGAGTTTCCTGTATGATCGTGGTACAAATCTTCTTAGCAGTATCAGCATTTTGGGTGGCGTTAAAGTCAGCGATGCTGACAAATTTGCCACGGCTGATGTTGTCAATCTGGACCTTCTTGCAAATAAATACGTTTTCAAAGGCCGCCCCAAGGTAATTCAAAACAATGACGAGCTGAGTGGTGAGGAAATCATCTTTCTCGAAGGCGGAAAAAAGGTTAAGGTTGAGAGAGTACGTGCCAAGATGGATAACAAGGAAAATAAATGA
- a CDS encoding ExbD/TolR family protein: protein MAIFRPGERHRYHNILSKKKGKRGVTAVLSLTAMVDMFTVLVIFLLQNYNTTGEILYMPKEVTLPKASSVKELKPAHVVTISNKEIVLDKDPVATFAEVQATGADDWNIPKLKEQLTAALAKSKADYEAKLQNRIKDAVDQTKGQNTEDANAWSKVTIQADKGIDYLTVKKVMFTVTEAGAGEINFAVTKNSNQSTSTQ, encoded by the coding sequence ATGGCAATCTTTAGACCAGGCGAAAGACATCGTTATCACAATATTTTAAGTAAGAAAAAAGGGAAGCGTGGAGTGACGGCAGTTCTGTCTTTGACAGCGATGGTCGACATGTTCACGGTTCTCGTTATCTTCCTTCTTCAAAACTATAATACGACGGGCGAAATCCTTTACATGCCAAAAGAAGTGACGCTTCCGAAGGCATCGAGTGTTAAAGAATTAAAGCCGGCTCACGTCGTAACAATCTCTAACAAAGAGATCGTTTTGGATAAGGACCCAGTAGCAACATTTGCAGAAGTTCAAGCAACAGGCGCAGATGACTGGAATATTCCAAAGTTGAAAGAACAATTGACGGCTGCTTTGGCAAAAAGCAAAGCTGATTACGAAGCAAAACTGCAAAATAGAATCAAAGATGCTGTTGATCAGACTAAAGGTCAAAACACTGAAGATGCTAATGCATGGAGCAAAGTAACTATTCAAGCCGATAAAGGTATCGATTACCTCACGGTGAAGAAAGTTATGTTCACGGTGACAGAAGCGGGCGCTGGCGAAATTAATTTCGCAGTGACCAAAAACTCTAACCAGTCGACTTCTACCCAATAA
- a CDS encoding ExbD/TolR family protein has protein sequence MAHIEEGKSGGRQKNIELNLVPVIDLMSVLITFLLITAVWTQISMIQIGSSLYGKKSDTQPNPTPPPNADVVLKVDVKPVGYVLTVGKQVISLPMQGGQFDDAGLIAQLQRVKQIYPEKVDAILTMADELPYDQLIKTMDNCLTAGFSAISVATGAPQ, from the coding sequence ATGGCTCACATAGAAGAGGGCAAATCCGGTGGCAGGCAGAAAAATATCGAGTTGAATCTCGTGCCTGTTATTGACTTGATGAGCGTACTTATTACGTTCCTCTTGATCACTGCCGTTTGGACTCAGATCTCTATGATTCAAATTGGAAGTTCCTTGTACGGTAAGAAATCCGACACTCAGCCAAATCCGACTCCTCCGCCAAATGCGGATGTGGTGTTGAAGGTGGACGTGAAGCCTGTTGGTTATGTTTTAACTGTTGGGAAACAAGTCATCAGTCTTCCTATGCAAGGCGGACAATTTGACGATGCTGGCCTTATCGCTCAACTTCAAAGGGTTAAACAAATTTACCCTGAGAAAGTCGACGCGATTTTGACCATGGCAGATGAATTGCCATACGATCAGTTGATCAAAACAATGGATAACTGCTTAACCGCAGGATTTAGTGCGATTTCAGTCGCAACAGGAGCGCCTCAATAA
- a CDS encoding MotA/TolQ/ExbB proton channel family protein, with translation MNPTDAAAAATQSATNAAMQVATGDNMNFIQRAFSEGGIVMYIIAAIAIMSIIVIVDRIMKLKNLNVDKKEFTDQIFRMVVAGDLRQAISYCDARPAALTNTVKAGLVQAMNKRPDEEIQVAMDAAVMREMPKVEGWVSFLAVFGNISVLAGLLGTIIGMIGSFRAVAAADPATKALELSKGISHALNCTAFGLLVSIVCIVAYGLFQHRIQKTENEVVETSMSLLNLVVANREKIRD, from the coding sequence GTGAACCCAACAGACGCAGCAGCAGCAGCAACACAGTCAGCAACTAACGCAGCAATGCAAGTTGCAACAGGCGACAATATGAATTTTATCCAACGCGCTTTCTCTGAAGGCGGTATTGTGATGTACATCATCGCGGCAATCGCGATCATGTCTATCATCGTTATCGTGGATAGAATTATGAAACTTAAAAATTTGAACGTGGATAAAAAAGAATTCACAGATCAAATCTTCCGCATGGTAGTAGCTGGTGATCTTCGCCAAGCAATCTCTTATTGCGATGCTCGTCCAGCAGCTTTAACGAACACAGTTAAAGCGGGCCTAGTACAAGCAATGAACAAACGCCCCGATGAAGAAATTCAAGTGGCAATGGATGCAGCAGTTATGAGAGAGATGCCAAAAGTTGAAGGTTGGGTTTCCTTCCTTGCAGTTTTCGGTAATATCTCGGTACTTGCGGGTCTACTTGGTACAATCATCGGTATGATCGGTTCCTTCCGTGCAGTTGCGGCGGCGGACCCTGCTACAAAAGCTTTGGAACTTTCAAAAGGTATCTCGCATGCCCTAAACTGTACTGCGTTCGGTCTTTTAGTTTCTATCGTGTGTATCGTTGCATACGGTTTGTTCCAACATCGTATTCAAAAAACAGAGAATGAAGTTGTTGAAACAAGCATGTCTCTTTTGAATCTAGTAGTAGCAAACAGAGAAAAAATCAGAGATTAA